A stretch of Microtus pennsylvanicus isolate mMicPen1 chromosome 5, mMicPen1.hap1, whole genome shotgun sequence DNA encodes these proteins:
- the LOC142850649 gene encoding olfactory receptor 52D1-like, translating to MSVYNKSDVHPSTFILIGIPGLEAAHMWISIPFCVVYILALVGNCSLLFIIKTDSSLHEPMYLFLCMLAVADLVVCTTAVPKLLSLFWFNDGEIPFEACLTQVFLIHSCSTMESGFFLAMAFDRYVAICNPLRHSAILTHTVTGRIGLAIVLRGIVLLSPHPFLLSWLPYCRTNIISHTYCEFMALIKIACAETSIRRAYSLIVAFLTGGVDFILIICSYVLILNTVFHLPSKDARLKTLGTCGSHVCVILVSYTPAFFSFLTHRFGHKVTPQVHIFVANIYLLVPPMVNPIIYGVRTKNIRNRFLKVFRFSKFTNLNWFG from the coding sequence ATGTCTGTCTACAATAAGTCTGATGTCCATCCCTCAACCTTCATTCTCATTGGCATTCCTGGGTTGGAGGCAGCACACATGTGGATTTCCATCCCCTTTTGTGTGGTCTACATTTTGGCACTAGTGGGAAACTGTTCACTTCTGTTCATCATCAAGACAGACTCCAGCCTCCATGAGCCAATGTACCTCTTCCTCTGCATGTTGGCAGTGGCTGATCTTGTGGTGTGCACTACAGCTGTTCCCAAACTTCTCAGTCTCTTCTGGTTTAATGATGGAGAAATTCCTTTTGAAGCTTGCCTCACTCAGGTCTTCCTAATCCACTCTTGCTCAACCATGGAGTCTGGCTTTTTCTTGGCCATGGCATTTGACCGTTATGTGGCCATTTGTAACCCATTAAGACACTCAGCTATTTTGACACACACTGTAACTGGAAGGATAGGTCTAGCTATTGTACTTCGGGGAATAGTTCTTCTCAGTCCTCATCCTTTCTTACTAAGTTGGCTTCCCTATTGCAGAACCAACATAATTTCCCACACgtactgtgagttcatggcccTCATCAAGATTGCCTGTGCTGAGACGAGCATCCGCCGAGCCTACAGCCTCATTGTTGCTTTCCTCACTGGGGGTGTGGACTTCATACTGATCATTTGTTCTTATGTCCTCATACTCAATACTGTCTTCCACCTCCCTTCCAAGGATGCCAGACTCAAGACTCTGGGCACCTGTGGCTCGCATGTCTGTGTCATCTTAGTCTCATATACTcctgccttcttctccttccttacCCACAGGTTTGGGCATAAAGTGACTCCCCAAGTGCACATATTTGTGGCCAACATCTATCTTCTTGTACCACCCATGGTGAATCCCATTATTTATGGTGTAAGGACCAAGAACATAAGAAACAGATTTCTCAAAGTGTTCAGGTTTTCAAAGTTTACAAACCTGAATTGGTTTGGTTGA